The region GTGCGGCGCTGGAACGCTTGCAGGCCAGCAAACGTTTGAAGACTTCAGCGTTCAGCCAGGTCTCGCTCAAGGCGTTGCCGGGCAACACCAAGGCTGAGCAAGAACAGCTGTTTCGCCGGGTTCGCGGTTGGTTGAATCCACAGCCTTTGGCGAACTGATAGACCGCGTCGCCCCATTCGCGAGCAAGCCCGCTCCCACTCTAGACCGCGTTCATACAAACAACGCCGATCAAATGTGGGAGCGGGCTTGCTCGCGAAGGCGGCATCACTGACAACACAAATATGTGCTGCTAGCGAAAATCCCGCCGCTCCTTGATCAACGTATAGGCATTGTGCAATTCGCGCGTCTTGTCCGTTGCCTCGCGCACCTGCAACGCCGTCGCCCCGGTTCCGGCAATCTTGTCCGGATGATGACGACTGAGCAGACGCCGATAAGCCCGCTTGATCTGCGCCGGCTCACTGGTCGCCGAAACCCCCAGTAGCCGTAAAGCCTCCTGATAAGTCACAGCGTTGCTGAGCTGGCGTTTCTGCGGCTCATAGTCATGGGCCAATGCCAGTACTTGCTGCGGCGTCCAGCCCAACCATTTGCCCCACTGCGCAAGCAACTCTCGCTCACTGGTACCCGCACGACCATCGGCCCAAACCATCCGCCAACAGGCGCGCAAAACGCCTTCAGCGGCATGGGGCTGGGCACTCAAGCGCCGCAAATACCCCCGCAACCGGTCATGCCCCGATTTACCGCGATTGAACGCGGCAATCGCACGGCGTTGCGCCGATTCAGTCATGTCCAGCGAGCGCATCTCCTGACGCGCCTGCTGGATGTGGCCGTCGACCACGCGCCCGTCGATCTTGGCCAACCGACCGAGCAACACAAACAGCAGTTCATCGTTGCGCAACACCGGACGACCGCCGAGTTTTTCCCGCAAATGCCCCCAGCTCTGCAAGTGCATGCGCCGGTCCAGCGCCTGTCCCAACAAGGCGCCGAGCATGGCCCCCGGAATGCTGGCTATGGCAAAGCCCGCTCCGGCTCCGATCAGAGTCCCTGGCCACAACATGTCAGCGTCTCGCTTCTATCAGAGTTTCGGCCTCGGCCAGGCGTTCGTACGTACCGACATCTACCCAATGTCCGTTCAAACGCTCACCCGAGACTTTTCCGGCGGCCATG is a window of Pseudomonas sp. 10S4 DNA encoding:
- a CDS encoding TerB family tellurite resistance protein, producing MLWPGTLIGAGAGFAIASIPGAMLGALLGQALDRRMHLQSWGHLREKLGGRPVLRNDELLFVLLGRLAKIDGRVVDGHIQQARQEMRSLDMTESAQRRAIAAFNRGKSGHDRLRGYLRRLSAQPHAAEGVLRACWRMVWADGRAGTSERELLAQWGKWLGWTPQQVLALAHDYEPQKRQLSNAVTYQEALRLLGVSATSEPAQIKRAYRRLLSRHHPDKIAGTGATALQVREATDKTRELHNAYTLIKERRDFR